Proteins encoded in a region of the Oscillospiraceae bacterium MB24-C1 genome:
- a CDS encoding FAD binding domain-containing protein encodes MIPFEFIYCRPNTLAEAVEAFVQLQTEGQNPFYYAGGSEIITMCRAGSIHPGAVIDIKSIPECNQLEVDNDVLNIGGACSLNKIKESKLFPLLRLACGRIADHTNQCRITLGGNLCGTIIYRETSLALLVSDAQVTLLGPEGRRTVSFKSIFNGRINLKPGEFIVQVQIPSWALNERYAHIKKTENEKIDYPLVTVAAIWKGDVLRAAFSGLCSFPFRSEEIESVLNDRSLSCEIRAEKAAQLLPDAAYNDVEGSGEYRVFVLRNTLCTLLEDWESGKI; translated from the coding sequence ATGATTCCATTTGAATTTATCTATTGCCGCCCAAATACTTTGGCTGAAGCCGTGGAAGCATTTGTTCAACTGCAAACTGAAGGGCAAAATCCATTTTATTACGCGGGCGGAAGCGAGATCATTACAATGTGTAGAGCGGGCAGTATCCACCCTGGCGCGGTGATAGATATAAAGTCTATTCCAGAGTGCAACCAGCTTGAGGTGGATAACGACGTTTTAAATATCGGCGGGGCGTGCAGTCTTAACAAGATTAAAGAATCCAAGCTGTTCCCTTTGCTTAGATTGGCCTGCGGACGCATTGCAGACCACACCAACCAATGCCGTATCACGCTGGGCGGAAATCTGTGCGGAACCATCATTTACCGCGAGACCAGTCTTGCACTTCTTGTTTCGGATGCTCAGGTAACTCTGCTGGGACCAGAAGGGCGACGTACAGTTTCTTTTAAAAGCATATTTAACGGTAGAATAAATCTAAAACCCGGTGAATTTATTGTACAGGTGCAAATACCCTCTTGGGCACTAAACGAACGTTATGCACATATTAAAAAAACTGAAAATGAAAAAATAGATTACCCCTTGGTGACGGTTGCGGCTATCTGGAAGGGAGATGTTTTGCGTGCAGCATTTTCAGGCCTCTGCTCTTTTCCATTTCGCAGCGAGGAGATAGAGTCCGTTTTAAACGATCGTAGCTTATCCTGCGAGATCAGGGCAGAAAAAGCAGCCCAACTGTTGCCCGATGCAGCATATAACGACGTAGAAGGTTCCGGTGAGTATCGTGTTTTTGTACTGCGAAACACGCTATGCACCCTTTTGGAGGATTGGGAAAGTGGTAAGATATAA
- a CDS encoding sugar-binding transcriptional regulator, with protein MNYEESLIIKTAWYYYLENMTQQRIAEILGISRIRVIKLLEKARQTGVIQFKVRRDSAVRMTLEKKLCEKYHLQDSFVVPTNPEADGVNETIAKAAAMYISDRINENTYINIGYGDTPSRVLNNLAMMSEKPITCISLTGGVNYYLPNTHSQTFNARLFLMPAPLIASSDTLAHAMRQEASVTEISRMAMLAGITVVGIGGMSEDATIFKSGILSKNDLLYLKMQGAVGDMLSHFLDENGNLLNHDVEDRLISTPLETIKGLDNVIGVAAGNDKVAAIRAVLRGSYLDVLITDENTAHQLLENE; from the coding sequence ATGAATTACGAAGAGTCGTTGATCATTAAAACAGCATGGTACTATTATTTAGAAAATATGACGCAGCAGCGCATTGCCGAGATATTAGGAATTTCTCGCATACGCGTCATTAAACTATTAGAAAAAGCAAGGCAGACTGGTGTCATCCAGTTTAAAGTGCGTAGGGACAGTGCCGTCCGCATGACCCTTGAAAAAAAGCTTTGCGAAAAATATCATTTACAAGATTCTTTTGTCGTGCCGACCAACCCAGAGGCAGATGGTGTCAATGAAACCATCGCCAAAGCCGCGGCAATGTATATTAGTGATCGCATCAACGAAAATACTTATATCAATATCGGCTACGGTGATACACCCAGCCGTGTACTTAATAATCTTGCTATGATGAGCGAGAAGCCAATCACCTGCATTTCGCTTACCGGTGGTGTCAACTATTACCTGCCCAACACGCATTCGCAGACTTTCAACGCCAGACTGTTTTTGATGCCCGCTCCGTTGATCGCCTCTTCTGACACGCTGGCCCACGCCATGCGCCAAGAAGCGTCGGTGACCGAAATATCGCGCATGGCTATGCTTGCGGGCATCACAGTCGTCGGCATCGGTGGCATGTCGGAGGACGCCACTATTTTCAAATCCGGCATCTTGAGCAAAAATGATCTGCTCTATCTTAAAATGCAGGGTGCGGTTGGCGATATGCTCAGTCATTTCCTTGATGAAAATGGCAACCTTTTAAACCACGATGTTGAAGATCGGTTGATCAGCACGCCTTTAGAAACGATCAAAGGGCTTGACAATGTCATAGGTGTAGCAGCGGGCAATGACAAGGTTGCCGCTATACGTGCGGTGCTGCGCGGCTCTTATCTCGATGTGCTCATTACCGATGAGAATACAGCACATCAGCTTTTAGAGAACGAATAG
- a CDS encoding aspartate/glutamate racemase family protein — translation MKTIGLIGGMSWESTVKYYQLINETVKEKLGGLHSAKIFLYSVDFAEIEECQAKGEWDKSADILADAAKNLEKAGANFIVICTNTMHKIAPQIQEQIDIPIVHIADATADALEQAGVKKVALLGTKYTMTQDFYKEKLISRGITVIIPDAVDVELVNHVIYDELCLGIISDESRKQYMRIIEQLKNSGAEGVILGCTEIGLLIQQEDSPLPVFDTTQIHAQKAAIKAIT, via the coding sequence ATGAAAACCATAGGTTTGATTGGCGGAATGAGCTGGGAAAGCACGGTTAAATATTATCAGCTTATAAATGAAACGGTTAAAGAAAAATTGGGTGGTCTCCATTCCGCTAAAATATTCTTGTACAGTGTCGATTTTGCCGAAATTGAGGAGTGCCAGGCGAAGGGCGAGTGGGACAAGAGCGCCGATATTCTCGCAGATGCCGCAAAAAATCTGGAGAAAGCGGGCGCAAATTTTATCGTAATCTGCACGAATACGATGCATAAAATTGCACCTCAGATTCAGGAACAAATCGATATCCCAATCGTTCATATTGCAGATGCTACCGCAGACGCTCTAGAACAGGCCGGCGTCAAAAAAGTAGCGCTATTAGGTACAAAATATACGATGACTCAAGATTTTTATAAGGAAAAGCTCATATCCAGAGGGATAACGGTTATTATTCCCGATGCCGTAGATGTGGAACTGGTGAATCATGTTATTTATGATGAACTGTGCCTTGGGATTATATCAGATGAATCTCGTAAACAGTATATGCGGATCATTGAACAGTTAAAGAACAGTGGTGCTGAAGGTGTAATTCTTGGCTGCACCGAAATAGGATTGTTGATTCAGCAAGAGGATTCTCCGCTGCCTGTGTTTGACACGACGCAAATTCATGCACAAAAAGCGGCGATAAAGGCTATCACTTAA
- a CDS encoding YIEGIA domain-containing protein, whose protein sequence is MEAVEKTLQQSDIVLILSGIIMGTVARIITLNVDYRQNPSYPGGFLINLITGFVAAVLGSVAIPALLARNFTAVTFLTIGVQHFRDIRKLEMNSLSKLEDIEYTQRGAAYIDGIAKTYEARNYISLLTSLFTVLAMKIFYADNLIVDCLVGLVTGLIAIYIFKTFTKGKTIGDICDISEGKITIEHSELFVDGMFVTNLLGTDRSRALFLNEGIAVVITPKKDIFRITLDNFGQRQAILFEAARSFGVKRFRFTRKNYKSGKLIVAFVPIIHNIDALVSVVKKTPILENSRKIHSIMSSYSGGNQNG, encoded by the coding sequence ATGGAAGCAGTAGAAAAAACTTTACAGCAATCCGATATCGTTTTGATTCTAAGCGGTATTATCATGGGTACGGTGGCTAGAATAATCACGCTAAATGTCGACTATCGCCAAAATCCGAGTTATCCGGGCGGCTTTTTGATCAACCTGATAACTGGATTTGTGGCCGCAGTACTGGGTTCGGTTGCAATTCCGGCGCTCTTGGCTAGGAACTTTACCGCGGTTACATTCTTAACAATCGGCGTACAGCATTTTCGTGATATCCGAAAACTCGAGATGAATAGCTTATCCAAATTGGAGGATATAGAATATACCCAAAGAGGAGCTGCCTATATTGATGGTATTGCAAAAACGTATGAGGCTCGAAATTATATTTCTCTGCTGACGTCTTTGTTCACCGTATTGGCCATGAAAATTTTTTATGCCGATAACCTTATCGTTGATTGTCTTGTAGGGTTGGTTACTGGCTTAATAGCAATTTATATCTTTAAAACTTTTACTAAAGGAAAGACCATTGGTGACATATGCGACATATCTGAAGGTAAAATCACTATCGAACACTCAGAGCTATTTGTAGACGGCATGTTCGTCACCAACTTATTAGGCACCGACAGAAGTCGGGCGCTATTTCTTAACGAAGGTATCGCGGTTGTTATTACGCCCAAAAAAGATATATTTAGAATAACCCTCGATAACTTTGGGCAGCGACAGGCTATTCTATTTGAAGCTGCCAGATCTTTTGGCGTTAAACGTTTTAGATTTACGAGAAAAAACTACAAGAGCGGCAAATTAATAGTAGCTTTTGTTCCTATAATTCATAATATTGATGCATTGGTTAGCGTAGTTAAAAAGACACCCATTCTAGAGAACAGCAGAAAGATTCATTCGATTATGTCATCTTATTCAGGAGGCAATCAAAATGGGTAA
- the lsrK gene encoding autoinducer-2 kinase — protein MSQKYLMALDAGTGSVRAVVFDICGNQVGCVQREWTHAENPQWPGSMDFNWVHNWTLACECIQKVLVEAQISSADIAAVSTTCMREGIVLYDATGTEIWACANVDARSTDEVGQLIALNPELEKEIYLESGQTYALGALPRLLWVKNKMPEVYEKTATIGMFNDWLIYKLTGVLEIEPSNGSTTGIFNLKNRAWNAEIARKCGLRDDIFPPVRECGCKIAQVSEQGARQTGLATGTAVVVGGGDAQLGCIGVGAVDAGQAAVFGGSFWQYEYNTADGSTDPGCRVRVNCHAVPGIWQYEALAFKPGLVMRWFRDGFCQLEQQFGCQTGQDPYYLMDQEAAKIPAGCYGMMCAFSDVMNYINWKHAAPTFTNFDLDPQRFNRYTFYRAILENTALITKGHLELVREATGNAPDEIIFAGGASKSPLWCQILSDALGIPVKVPVVKEATALGAAILAGYGVGIFSDISQTAHNLVKWDRTYTPNMENHAVYSENYQRWKQVYKAQLTLCDQKLTKNMWIAPGL, from the coding sequence GTGTCTCAGAAATATTTGATGGCGCTTGATGCAGGTACAGGCAGCGTTCGGGCTGTTGTATTTGACATTTGTGGGAACCAGGTCGGTTGTGTCCAGCGTGAATGGACACATGCTGAAAACCCACAGTGGCCCGGTAGTATGGATTTCAACTGGGTACATAATTGGACTCTTGCCTGTGAATGCATTCAAAAAGTTCTAGTGGAAGCGCAAATCTCCTCTGCTGATATTGCGGCGGTGTCCACAACTTGTATGCGTGAGGGCATTGTGCTTTACGACGCTACTGGAACCGAAATTTGGGCCTGTGCAAACGTAGATGCCCGCAGTACCGATGAAGTAGGCCAGCTTATCGCACTAAACCCTGAGCTAGAGAAGGAAATTTATCTTGAGTCAGGTCAGACCTATGCACTAGGCGCCCTGCCACGGCTGCTTTGGGTTAAAAATAAGATGCCTGAAGTTTATGAAAAAACTGCAACCATTGGTATGTTCAACGACTGGTTGATATATAAACTGACGGGCGTACTTGAAATTGAGCCTAGTAACGGTTCCACAACCGGTATATTTAATCTTAAAAACAGAGCGTGGAACGCTGAAATTGCACGCAAATGCGGCCTTCGGGACGACATATTCCCACCTGTACGCGAATGCGGCTGCAAAATTGCACAGGTCAGCGAACAGGGCGCCCGGCAGACTGGCCTAGCGACCGGAACCGCCGTTGTTGTCGGCGGAGGCGACGCGCAGCTGGGTTGCATCGGTGTCGGAGCCGTTGACGCGGGTCAGGCCGCGGTGTTTGGCGGCAGCTTTTGGCAGTATGAATATAATACGGCTGACGGCAGTACCGACCCTGGCTGCCGGGTGCGTGTCAACTGTCATGCCGTTCCGGGCATCTGGCAATATGAGGCACTGGCTTTTAAGCCCGGCTTGGTCATGCGTTGGTTCAGAGACGGTTTCTGTCAGCTCGAACAGCAGTTCGGCTGTCAAACAGGGCAAGACCCTTATTATTTAATGGATCAAGAGGCCGCAAAGATACCCGCTGGTTGCTACGGTATGATGTGCGCTTTTTCGGATGTCATGAACTATATCAACTGGAAGCACGCCGCACCTACTTTTACCAACTTTGATCTGGATCCCCAGCGCTTTAATCGCTATACATTTTACCGCGCTATTTTAGAAAATACCGCGCTGATCACAAAGGGCCATCTAGAACTGGTGCGCGAAGCTACCGGCAATGCGCCGGATGAAATTATTTTTGCCGGGGGCGCTTCGAAAAGTCCACTCTGGTGTCAGATTCTTTCCGATGCCCTCGGTATACCTGTAAAGGTGCCGGTTGTAAAAGAAGCCACCGCGCTTGGCGCTGCAATCCTTGCGGGATATGGCGTCGGTATTTTCAGCGATATTTCTCAGACGGCACATAATCTGGTTAAGTGGGATAGAACCTACACCCCCAACATGGAAAATCACGCGGTTTACAGCGAGAATTATCAGCGTTGGAAACAGGTTTATAAGGCACAACTTACACTTTGCGACCAAAAACTGACCAAAAATATGTGGATTGCCCCCGGGCTTTAG
- a CDS encoding xanthine dehydrogenase family protein molybdopterin-binding subunit: MNTAIGKNVQRKEAWDKVTGRAQYTDDLPKIGVLFARLLTSTYAHARIESIDISKAIVLKGVKTVLTGADCSELFGPLLQDRPALARDVVRYAGEPVAMVVAVDEPTAEKAVRLIKVQYRQLPVVLTPSQALCKDAVLVHNQANEYKKVLKDIYPESGTNIASRYCMRKGNCDFAFAGCDHIVQKRFFLPPSDHLAMEVRSARAEISADGTVHITTSSQAPYAVRKHVSKAFSISSGKMQVHVPFVGGAFGGKAPVTLEILAFLASRSVGGKAVQLTIPREQDMASAPCRIGLEANIKIGVNKKGVIQAAELTYWLDCGAYTDISPYMTKAIAVDCTGPYHVENLSCDALCVYTNHTYATSYRSFAHESYTFCIERVLDILARKCQMDPLELRIRNAIRPGSLTPSRVLMGDLPKCLNQVKHLSQWNGGTPVLIKKDTVNAKGVACFWKTENPPTNAISGALITFNPDGSVNLNTGVVEMGSGGQTHLAQILAEKLKIDVQQVHVVMDVDTRVAPEHWKTVASLTEYMAGFAVLKAADDLIYQLKCNGSQAFGCTLDEIEVAHGRVYCKKNLKQYIEFKEIVQGYKAPDGTSIGEPVMGRGGFMLKGLCMLDKETGQGKTGPDWSLGAQVVEIEADLKTYTYRIISASTVMDVGNVINPEAMRAMVAGGMAMGISMASRESFSFNSQGILQSPTLRTYKLLHIGQEPDYRVGFVETPEDGSPYGVRSYSEHGIIGIPAALGNALSAAFGIELVSLPLTPERIWRMAKESNV, translated from the coding sequence ATGAATACTGCCATTGGAAAAAATGTTCAGCGCAAGGAAGCCTGGGACAAGGTTACAGGAAGAGCCCAATATACAGACGATCTGCCTAAGATAGGCGTTCTGTTTGCCCGTTTGCTTACAAGCACCTATGCCCATGCCCGCATTGAAAGCATCGACATTTCTAAGGCTATCGTTTTAAAAGGTGTAAAAACAGTGTTAACCGGCGCGGACTGCTCCGAATTATTTGGACCATTGTTGCAAGACCGTCCAGCGCTAGCGCGCGATGTCGTGCGTTATGCCGGAGAACCGGTGGCGATGGTGGTTGCGGTAGACGAGCCCACAGCTGAAAAAGCGGTGCGATTAATCAAAGTTCAATACCGACAGCTACCAGTTGTTTTGACGCCTTCTCAAGCGTTATGCAAAGACGCAGTACTGGTGCATAATCAGGCTAATGAATATAAAAAAGTATTAAAGGACATTTATCCCGAATCGGGAACCAATATTGCCAGCCGTTACTGCATGCGCAAGGGAAATTGTGATTTTGCTTTTGCCGGTTGCGATCATATCGTTCAAAAACGTTTCTTCTTGCCGCCTTCTGACCATCTTGCTATGGAGGTTCGCTCAGCCAGAGCAGAAATTTCTGCGGATGGTACCGTTCATATTACCACGTCCTCACAAGCGCCCTACGCCGTTAGAAAACATGTTTCAAAAGCATTTTCAATTTCCTCCGGAAAAATGCAGGTGCATGTACCGTTCGTCGGGGGCGCATTTGGCGGAAAAGCTCCTGTTACGCTAGAAATCTTAGCTTTTCTAGCTTCTCGAAGCGTAGGCGGCAAAGCCGTGCAGCTTACCATTCCCAGAGAACAAGACATGGCTTCAGCCCCCTGCCGCATTGGGCTGGAGGCTAATATTAAAATTGGCGTTAATAAAAAGGGGGTTATCCAAGCGGCAGAATTAACTTATTGGTTAGATTGCGGTGCTTATACCGACATTTCACCCTATATGACCAAAGCCATTGCAGTAGACTGCACCGGACCTTACCATGTTGAAAACCTCTCGTGCGATGCACTTTGCGTATATACCAACCACACCTACGCCACATCTTATCGAAGCTTTGCGCACGAATCGTATACCTTTTGCATAGAACGGGTTCTGGATATTTTGGCACGAAAATGTCAGATGGACCCCCTTGAACTTCGCATCCGAAATGCAATCCGCCCCGGTAGCCTGACACCTTCACGCGTTCTGATGGGCGATTTGCCAAAGTGCCTAAATCAAGTAAAACATCTGTCGCAATGGAATGGTGGAACCCCTGTTCTAATAAAAAAAGACACCGTTAACGCCAAGGGGGTGGCGTGCTTTTGGAAAACTGAAAATCCGCCTACAAACGCGATATCCGGTGCGCTTATCACCTTTAATCCCGACGGAAGCGTCAATTTGAACACGGGCGTTGTTGAAATGGGTTCCGGCGGACAGACCCATCTCGCGCAAATACTAGCCGAAAAATTAAAGATTGATGTGCAGCAGGTTCACGTTGTTATGGATGTTGACACGCGAGTTGCACCAGAACACTGGAAAACCGTAGCCAGCCTCACTGAATACATGGCAGGTTTTGCCGTGTTAAAGGCCGCCGATGACCTAATCTATCAGTTAAAATGCAACGGTTCTCAAGCTTTTGGATGTACCTTGGATGAGATTGAAGTCGCCCACGGACGAGTGTACTGCAAAAAAAATCTGAAGCAATATATAGAGTTTAAAGAAATTGTACAAGGGTATAAAGCGCCTGACGGCACCTCTATCGGAGAACCTGTGATGGGGCGTGGGGGTTTTATGCTCAAAGGGCTTTGTATGCTTGACAAGGAAACGGGACAAGGTAAAACCGGTCCCGACTGGTCGCTAGGCGCACAAGTAGTCGAAATAGAAGCGGATTTAAAAACCTATACCTATCGCATTATCTCCGCTTCTACTGTGATGGATGTAGGCAATGTGATAAATCCTGAAGCAATGCGTGCCATGGTGGCGGGTGGCATGGCAATGGGTATTAGTATGGCTAGCCGCGAATCATTTTCATTTAATTCACAAGGCATTTTGCAATCGCCTACTCTGCGAACCTATAAGCTATTGCACATCGGTCAGGAGCCTGATTATCGCGTCGGATTTGTGGAAACACCGGAAGACGGCTCACCCTATGGTGTACGAAGCTATTCAGAGCACGGCATCATCGGTATACCTGCGGCACTAGGAAATGCCTTGTCCGCCGCTTTCGGGATAGAGCTTGTATCACTTCCGCTGACACCAGAGAGAATTTGGCGAATGGCTAAGGAGAGCAACGTATGA
- a CDS encoding PhzF family phenazine biosynthesis protein, which produces MIYCHADVFSSKSLSGNGLTVIIHEEELDTQYMQRTAQEFKQFETIFLKQVGEKRFRARIFTVEEELDFAGHPILGAVATVHENLYSEESRITTVFELNKKTLQSETIKKDKYYHATMNQGIPEFLGTVEGEGKAMFLQALNLTADNLHPTLPIEVVSTGLPYLIVPLTSGLGQAKISVRNFEALLSKVNAKFVYVFDVDKMEGRTWDNSGAVEDVATGSAAGPTGAYLFKRGFCNATEKINISQGDFVGRPSIITVFADQSTGEIKVAGDVKIVARGQLFV; this is translated from the coding sequence ATGATTTACTGTCATGCAGATGTATTCAGTTCAAAAAGTTTATCAGGAAACGGATTAACAGTTATTATTCATGAAGAAGAGCTTGATACTCAATACATGCAGAGAACGGCGCAGGAATTTAAGCAATTTGAAACTATTTTTCTAAAACAAGTTGGAGAGAAACGTTTTCGCGCTAGAATATTTACTGTGGAAGAGGAATTGGACTTTGCAGGGCATCCGATTTTGGGGGCGGTGGCAACCGTCCATGAAAACTTGTATTCAGAGGAAAGCAGAATAACCACAGTATTTGAGTTGAACAAAAAAACGCTACAATCAGAAACGATAAAAAAGGATAAATACTATCACGCCACGATGAATCAAGGCATCCCTGAGTTTTTAGGAACAGTTGAGGGTGAAGGAAAAGCAATGTTTTTACAGGCTTTGAATCTTACCGCTGACAATCTTCACCCTACGCTTCCGATAGAAGTTGTCTCAACTGGATTGCCCTATTTAATTGTTCCACTCACTTCTGGGCTGGGGCAGGCGAAAATTAGTGTAAGGAATTTTGAGGCTCTATTGAGTAAGGTAAATGCAAAGTTTGTCTATGTTTTTGACGTTGATAAAATGGAAGGGCGCACGTGGGACAATTCAGGTGCGGTAGAAGATGTAGCAACCGGCAGTGCGGCCGGGCCGACCGGGGCCTATCTTTTTAAAAGAGGGTTCTGTAATGCGACAGAAAAAATTAATATTAGTCAAGGCGATTTTGTGGGGAGACCCAGCATAATTACAGTTTTTGCTGATCAGTCAACAGGAGAAATCAAGGTGGCTGGGGATGTTAAAATCGTTGCAAGAGGGCAGCTCTTTGTTTAA
- a CDS encoding (2Fe-2S)-binding protein, translating into MVRYNGKTVVSLNVNGETHELAVRPSDILLDVLREQLGLTGAKPGCKNGDCGACTIIMDGLPMKSCLILAVEAQGHDVLTVEGLGGTSMVQQSFVNQNAVQCGYCTSGFLMVCHALKMNHPIFPGEYIIEEWLQSNLCRCTSYQEIRKAVRMMYELT; encoded by the coding sequence GTGGTAAGATATAATGGAAAAACTGTCGTTTCGCTTAATGTTAACGGAGAGACGCATGAATTAGCTGTGAGACCCTCGGATATTTTGTTGGACGTACTGCGTGAACAGTTGGGTTTGACCGGCGCGAAGCCCGGCTGCAAAAATGGAGATTGCGGTGCATGTACCATTATAATGGACGGTTTACCCATGAAATCCTGCCTGATTCTTGCCGTTGAAGCGCAGGGGCACGATGTTTTAACTGTGGAAGGGCTTGGCGGTACATCGATGGTTCAACAATCATTTGTAAATCAAAATGCGGTTCAGTGCGGTTACTGCACGTCTGGTTTTTTAATGGTTTGCCACGCACTCAAAATGAATCACCCGATTTTTCCGGGAGAATATATCATCGAAGAATGGTTGCAGTCAAATTTATGTCGTTGCACCAGCTATCAGGAAATCCGCAAAGCCGTGCGCATGATGTACGAGTTGACTTGA
- a CDS encoding cupin domain-containing protein, whose amino-acid sequence MYVLNESEREYRFGNSGPKYLMKGPRMNFAVVQFLAGEDFTAHFHNTMEENFFILEGEIDIVVDGKVNKLKQGDFIHIEPGEIHYCVNNSNALVKMISTLAPFQEIDKVDIPDYKY is encoded by the coding sequence ATGTATGTATTAAATGAAAGCGAACGGGAATATCGCTTTGGCAACAGCGGGCCAAAATATTTGATGAAAGGCCCCCGAATGAATTTTGCTGTGGTACAGTTTTTGGCGGGAGAAGATTTCACCGCACATTTCCATAACACGATGGAGGAGAATTTCTTCATTTTAGAGGGTGAGATTGATATTGTCGTCGATGGCAAGGTCAATAAGCTTAAGCAGGGAGATTTTATACATATTGAACCGGGTGAAATTCATTATTGCGTGAACAACTCTAACGCGTTAGTAAAAATGATTTCAACTCTTGCACCTTTTCAGGAAATAGACAAGGTCGATATTCCAGACTATAAGTACTGA
- a CDS encoding MBL fold metallo-hydrolase has protein sequence MKKWFTLDQIDANTHIISEYRHWEETHCYLIEGRERCLLIDTGLGICNISEEVKKLTDKPVAAVATHIHWDHIGGHEYYPDFYAHETELNWLNGEFPLTMDTIREMVTDRCDLPEGYDVNTYKFFQGTPTRLLHDGDTIDLGGRMITALHTPGHSPGHLCFWEPERGYLFTGDLVYKDTLFAYYPSTDPQAYLTSLEKIAALPVKKVFPAHHSLDIQPEILVRMRDAFRQLKADGNLHHGSGTFDYGDWAIWL, from the coding sequence ATGAAAAAATGGTTTACACTTGATCAAATTGATGCAAATACGCATATTATCAGCGAATACCGCCATTGGGAGGAAACGCACTGTTATCTGATTGAAGGTAGAGAGCGGTGTTTGCTCATTGATACCGGGCTTGGCATCTGTAACATCTCTGAAGAAGTGAAAAAACTGACGGACAAGCCGGTGGCTGCCGTAGCGACACATATCCATTGGGATCATATCGGCGGGCACGAATACTACCCAGATTTTTACGCCCATGAGACGGAATTAAACTGGCTAAACGGTGAATTTCCGCTGACGATGGATACCATCCGAGAGATGGTTACAGACCGTTGCGATCTACCGGAGGGTTATGACGTCAACACTTATAAGTTCTTTCAGGGAACACCCACGCGGTTACTACACGATGGTGACACCATCGACCTAGGTGGGCGCATGATCACTGCGCTACATACGCCGGGGCATTCTCCTGGGCATCTTTGCTTTTGGGAGCCGGAGCGTGGATACTTATTCACCGGCGATCTTGTCTACAAGGATACACTGTTCGCGTACTACCCTTCCACTGATCCACAGGCATATCTCACGTCGCTTGAAAAGATTGCAGCCCTCCCCGTCAAAAAGGTGTTTCCAGCTCATCACAGTCTGGATATTCAACCAGAGATTCTGGTGCGTATGCGAGACGCTTTCCGCCAGCTGAAGGCCGATGGCAACCTGCATCATGGTAGCGGCACCTTCGACTACGGTGATTGGGCCATCTGGCTGTGA